In Nocardia sp. NBC_01327, the genomic stretch CGTCGTCGTCGCCGGTGACAATCACTGGTCGGGCTTTCGCCCGGATCGCATCAAGGCGCTCGCCGACGCTGTCGCCGTCGCCTAGCGGGCCCGGGACCGCCGATCAGGGTCGGCGGGCTCCGCGGGTTCCTTCGGACGAGAGGAGGGGAGATGGCCGAGTTGTCCACGCAGACAGCGAATCTGGTCTACTTCTCCAGCGCATCGGAGAACACGCACCGCTTCGTGGAACGGCTGGGGGTGCCCGCCGTTCGCATACCGCTACATACCGCCGACTCTCTGCGTGTCGACGAACCCTATGTGCTGATCGTTCCGACGTATGGCGGCGGTCGGCACGTACTGGGTGGTGCGCGATCCGATAAGGAATTCGTCCCCCGTCAGGTGGCCAAGTTTCTCAACGATCCGCACAACCGCGCGCTCCTGCGCGGCGTCATCGCGGCCGGCAATACGAACTTCGGCGATACGTACTGCTTTGCGGGCGAAGTGA encodes the following:
- the nrdI gene encoding class Ib ribonucleoside-diphosphate reductase assembly flavoprotein NrdI, producing the protein MAELSTQTANLVYFSSASENTHRFVERLGVPAVRIPLHTADSLRVDEPYVLIVPTYGGGRHVLGGARSDKEFVPRQVAKFLNDPHNRALLRGVIAAGNTNFGDTYCFAGEVISRKCAVEYLYRFELMGTAEDVERVREGLGLFWQRQPHRSERLPA